One stretch of Euphorbia lathyris chromosome 7, ddEupLath1.1, whole genome shotgun sequence DNA includes these proteins:
- the LOC136200492 gene encoding uncharacterized protein isoform X2 encodes MEGCLDSVMGRKFKASKFKILAKLAISRAAVLKKQRHVRFLNAKSDTLQLLNLGQHDKALLRVEHMVKEQNMMDVFVMIEEYCYLLIDRLVMLKNERECHDEVKEAMSSLIFASSRCGEFPELQGFRRIFASKYGKEFVTRAVELRNNCGVNAKIIQKLSTQRPSLESKMKVLKDIASENGIILDLVEHAPLPAQKQECYKLALMEDDDDKEVWAEKLNGDDKVKGKRKYRNVEDAALEAFESAAYAAAAARAAVQLSTSLSLDTRDREDRS; translated from the exons ATGGAAGGTTGTCTTGACAGTGTTATGGGAAGGAAATTCAAGGCCTCTAAATTCAAGATTCTAGCAAAACTAGCAATTTCCAGGGCTGCCGTCCTCAAAAAACAACGCCATGTCCGCTTTTTAAATGCTAAATCTGATACTCTTCAGCTTCTAAATCTTGGCCAACATGACAAAGCTCTTCTTCGT GTGGAGCACATGGTGAAGGAGCAGAATATGATGGATGTGTTTGTTATGATAGAGGAATATTGTTACCTCCTTATAGATAGGCTCGTCATGCTTAAAAACGAGAG GGAATGCCATGATGAGGTGAAGGAAGCAATGTCAAGCTTGATATTTGCGTCATCAAGGTGCGGAGAATTCCCAGAGCTACAAGGTTTTCGAAGAATTTTTGCGTCCAAATATGGCAAGGAATTTGTTACTCGTGCTGTTGAATTGCGGAACAATTGTGGTGTAAATGCTAAG ATCATACAAAAGCTTTCGACACAACGGCCGAGTTTAGAAAGCAAAATGAAAGTTCTGAAAGACATTGCTTCTGAAAATGGTATCATCCTGGATTTGGTGGAACATGCTCCTCTTCCTGCACAG AAGCAGGAGTGTTATAAATTAGCATTAATGGAGGATGATGATGATAAAGAAGTTTGGGCAGAGAAATTGAATGGAGATGATAAGGTGAAGGGAAAAAGGAAATACAGAAACGTGGAAGATGCAGCTTTAGAAGCTTTTGAATCAGCAGCTTACGCAGCTGCTGCTGCAAGAGCTGCTGTACAACTGTCCACATCCTTATCTTTGGATACTCGCGATCGCGAAGACCGATCATGA
- the LOC136200492 gene encoding uncharacterized protein isoform X1, with product MEGCLDSVMGRKFKASKFKILAKLAISRAAVLKKQRHVRFLNAKSDTLQLLNLGQHDKALLRVEHMVKEQNMMDVFVMIEEYCYLLIDRLVMLKNERECHDEVKEAMSSLIFASSRCGEFPELQGFRRIFASKYGKEFVTRAVELRNNCGVNAKIIQKLSTQRPSLESKMKVLKDIASENGIILDLVEHAPLPAQEKQKQECYKLALMEDDDDKEVWAEKLNGDDKVKGKRKYRNVEDAALEAFESAAYAAAAARAAVQLSTSLSLDTRDREDRS from the exons ATGGAAGGTTGTCTTGACAGTGTTATGGGAAGGAAATTCAAGGCCTCTAAATTCAAGATTCTAGCAAAACTAGCAATTTCCAGGGCTGCCGTCCTCAAAAAACAACGCCATGTCCGCTTTTTAAATGCTAAATCTGATACTCTTCAGCTTCTAAATCTTGGCCAACATGACAAAGCTCTTCTTCGT GTGGAGCACATGGTGAAGGAGCAGAATATGATGGATGTGTTTGTTATGATAGAGGAATATTGTTACCTCCTTATAGATAGGCTCGTCATGCTTAAAAACGAGAG GGAATGCCATGATGAGGTGAAGGAAGCAATGTCAAGCTTGATATTTGCGTCATCAAGGTGCGGAGAATTCCCAGAGCTACAAGGTTTTCGAAGAATTTTTGCGTCCAAATATGGCAAGGAATTTGTTACTCGTGCTGTTGAATTGCGGAACAATTGTGGTGTAAATGCTAAG ATCATACAAAAGCTTTCGACACAACGGCCGAGTTTAGAAAGCAAAATGAAAGTTCTGAAAGACATTGCTTCTGAAAATGGTATCATCCTGGATTTGGTGGAACATGCTCCTCTTCCTGCACAG GAGAAGCAGAAGCAGGAGTGTTATAAATTAGCATTAATGGAGGATGATGATGATAAAGAAGTTTGGGCAGAGAAATTGAATGGAGATGATAAGGTGAAGGGAAAAAGGAAATACAGAAACGTGGAAGATGCAGCTTTAGAAGCTTTTGAATCAGCAGCTTACGCAGCTGCTGCTGCAAGAGCTGCTGTACAACTGTCCACATCCTTATCTTTGGATACTCGCGATCGCGAAGACCGATCATGA